In a genomic window of Amycolatopsis japonica:
- a CDS encoding DsbA family protein, which yields MGGAERNARKRKQQQTAARSVAQARGVAGGDKKKVVAITVAVVVLAALVIGGVIWTTSSKDSTEGKVIGAQTGTSAPGVVEKRDGAVVTVGKPEAKKTIDVYADFLCPVCKQFEETFKGQIEEQVNNGTLQVRYHMLPMLNQRSDPPGYSLDSANASLAAADAGKFLAFHDALFKDQPEEGGRGFDKAQLIKLGQDVGITDPTFVLKVNSGAYEQEIQDAYKKISTDPSLQQDFGNGPGFGTPTVTSNGQVVKLEQDWVQKVVS from the coding sequence GTGGGTGGAGCTGAGCGCAACGCTCGGAAACGCAAGCAGCAGCAGACGGCGGCGCGTTCGGTGGCACAGGCCAGGGGCGTCGCGGGCGGCGACAAGAAGAAGGTCGTCGCGATCACCGTCGCGGTGGTCGTCCTCGCCGCGCTGGTGATCGGTGGTGTCATCTGGACGACCTCCAGCAAGGACAGCACCGAGGGCAAGGTGATCGGCGCGCAGACGGGCACATCGGCGCCCGGCGTCGTCGAGAAGCGCGACGGTGCCGTCGTGACCGTCGGCAAGCCCGAGGCGAAGAAGACCATCGACGTCTACGCCGACTTCCTGTGCCCGGTCTGCAAGCAGTTCGAGGAGACCTTCAAGGGGCAGATCGAGGAGCAGGTGAACAACGGGACCTTGCAGGTCCGGTACCACATGCTGCCGATGCTGAACCAGCGTTCCGACCCGCCCGGCTACTCGCTGGACTCCGCCAACGCCTCCCTCGCGGCGGCCGACGCGGGCAAGTTCCTCGCCTTCCACGACGCGCTGTTCAAGGACCAGCCGGAGGAAGGCGGCCGCGGGTTCGACAAGGCGCAGCTGATCAAGCTCGGCCAGGACGTCGGCATCACCGACCCGACCTTCGTGCTCAAGGTCAACAGTGGCGCGTACGAGCAGGAGATCCAGGACGCGTACAAGAAGATCTCGACGGACCCGTCGCTGCAGCAGGACTTCGGCAACGGCCCCGGTTTCGGCACGCCGACCGTCACCTCGAACGGGCAGGTCGTGAAGCTCGAGCAGGACTGGGTGCAGAAGGTCGTCAGCTAG
- a CDS encoding MauE/DoxX family redox-associated membrane protein — MGTLARLGLAAVWLISGALKISAPGQTYIAVQAFDVLPDGLVRPVAIGMPLVELALGLFLLAGFVTRWVSVLSVLLLAVLIAAIAQSWARGLSIDCGCFGGGGQIAADQTQYPQEIARDLGFALLGVWLIVRPRTWFSVDGWLGNSRASADDDYVGIAEGNE, encoded by the coding sequence GTGGGCACACTCGCCCGGCTCGGACTGGCCGCCGTCTGGTTAATTTCCGGAGCGCTGAAGATCAGCGCCCCGGGGCAGACCTACATCGCGGTCCAGGCGTTCGATGTCCTGCCGGACGGGCTCGTCCGCCCGGTCGCGATCGGGATGCCGCTCGTCGAACTGGCGCTCGGCCTGTTCCTGCTCGCCGGGTTCGTGACCCGGTGGGTGTCGGTGCTGTCGGTGCTGCTGCTCGCGGTGCTCATCGCCGCGATCGCCCAATCCTGGGCGCGCGGGCTGAGCATCGATTGCGGCTGTTTCGGCGGTGGCGGTCAGATCGCCGCGGATCAGACGCAGTATCCGCAGGAGATCGCCAGGGACCTCGGATTCGCGCTCCTGGGTGTCTGGCTGATCGTGCGGCCGCGGACCTGGTTTTCCGTGGACGGCTGGCTCGGGAACTCTCGCGCCTCCGCCGACGACGACTATGTGGGTATCGCTGAAGGGAACGAATAA
- a CDS encoding glutamate ABC transporter substrate-binding protein — translation MRGRALLVACLMLVTAAACGEEAGPSDSLVARAVASNKLTIGIRFDQPGLSKRTVDGRYVGFDVDVAKYVASELGVDEDHITWHDSRPSSRETDITSGTTDLMVATYSITEKRKQVVAFAGPYFDTGQDLLVRLRSTDITGPENLNGRKLCAVGGTTSAEQVRDKFAQAVQLVEYPRYQDCVTALLAGQVDAVTTDDVILAGYVAQNPELLRVVGKPFSKEKYGVGLRKDDIEGRAAVAKAIQKMISSGEWLDSLNRNIGPSGYRIPPPPQVTER, via the coding sequence ATGAGGGGACGCGCCCTGCTGGTGGCCTGCTTGATGCTGGTCACAGCGGCGGCCTGCGGCGAAGAGGCCGGTCCGTCGGATTCTCTCGTCGCGCGCGCCGTCGCGTCCAACAAGCTCACCATCGGCATCCGCTTCGACCAGCCGGGCCTTTCCAAACGGACGGTCGACGGCCGGTACGTCGGCTTCGACGTCGACGTGGCGAAGTACGTGGCGAGCGAATTGGGTGTCGACGAGGATCACATCACCTGGCACGACAGCAGGCCGTCGTCCCGCGAGACGGACATCACCTCGGGGACCACGGATCTGATGGTGGCGACCTACTCGATCACCGAAAAACGCAAACAGGTGGTCGCGTTCGCCGGCCCCTATTTCGACACCGGCCAGGATCTCCTCGTCCGCCTCCGGTCGACCGACATCACCGGTCCCGAGAACCTCAACGGCCGTAAGCTGTGCGCCGTGGGCGGCACCACCTCGGCGGAGCAGGTGCGCGACAAGTTCGCCCAGGCCGTGCAGCTCGTCGAGTACCCGCGCTACCAGGACTGCGTCACGGCGCTGCTCGCCGGACAGGTGGACGCGGTGACCACCGACGACGTCATCCTCGCCGGTTACGTGGCGCAGAACCCGGAACTGCTGCGGGTCGTCGGCAAGCCCTTCTCGAAGGAGAAGTACGGCGTCGGCCTGCGCAAGGACGACATCGAGGGCCGCGCGGCGGTGGCCAAGGCGATCCAGAAGATGATCTCGTCCGGGGAATGGCTCGATTCGCTGAACCGCAACATCGGCCCGTCCGGCTACCGGATCCCGCCTCCGCCACAGGTGACCGAGCGGTGA
- the hrpB gene encoding ATP-dependent helicase HrpB, which produces MTLPDLPVRAVLPELEAALDAHGTAVLVAPPGTGKTTLVPLALDNGEGRVIVAEPRRLAARAAAARMASLLGERVGETVGYSVRGDRKVSSSTRIEVVTSGLLVRRVQGDPELAGVSAVLLDECHERHLDADLLLALLLDVRAGLRDDLRLLATSATVASGRLAALLGDAPVITAHARTYPVDVSYSPPARGERIEATVARVIHKALSEVDGDVLAFLPGAGEIARVSGLLNGLDADVLPLHGRLSAASQDDALRPRDRRRVVLSTSVAESSLTVPGVRAVVDCGLSRVPRVDHRRGLPGLATVRVSAAVAEQRAGRAGREAPGRAYRCWAAHEQGSLPAYPEPEIRTAELARFALELACWSTPDGSGLAWWDPPGEGALAAGRALLTTLGATAEDGTVTERGRKMAGLGLHPRLARALLDGAARTNARSAAEVVALLDSGGTLTDLEAELRRVRGDERWKRDVRRLSRLVPDGGNASDPALVVALAHPERLARRRAAGTPVYLMAGGTAAELPRGSGLADVEWLAVAEATRDPGRAQGIIRLAAPADEDLAVRAAPNLVSSEDEVRWSSGDVVARSVRRLGAIVLAEKPLRSPAPDAIRAALLDGLRTEGLSLLRWSEDGKRLRERLSFLHRVLGPPWPAFGDADLLSTVDSWLDLGSARRRSDLASLDAGAALRGLLPWPEASRLDELAPDRLEVPSGSRIRVDYSGEQPVLAVKLQETFGWLATPKLAGVPVVLHLLSPAGRPAAVTADLESFWRNGYAAVRADLRGRYPKHPWPEDPLTAAPTRRTSRGQSIS; this is translated from the coding sequence GTGACCCTTCCCGATCTGCCGGTTCGCGCCGTCCTGCCCGAACTCGAAGCCGCACTCGACGCCCACGGCACCGCGGTCCTCGTCGCGCCCCCTGGCACCGGAAAGACCACTTTGGTGCCGCTCGCGCTGGACAACGGCGAAGGCCGGGTGATCGTCGCCGAACCGCGGCGGCTCGCGGCACGGGCCGCCGCGGCGAGGATGGCGTCTCTGCTCGGCGAACGGGTCGGTGAGACGGTCGGCTATTCGGTCCGCGGCGATCGGAAGGTGTCTTCTTCGACGCGGATCGAAGTGGTCACCTCGGGCCTGCTGGTCCGGCGGGTGCAGGGCGATCCCGAGCTGGCCGGGGTGTCGGCCGTCCTGCTCGACGAATGCCACGAACGCCATCTCGACGCGGACCTCCTGCTCGCGCTGCTACTGGACGTGCGCGCCGGGCTGCGGGACGACCTACGGCTGCTCGCGACGTCCGCCACGGTGGCCTCCGGACGGCTGGCGGCCCTGCTCGGCGACGCGCCGGTGATCACCGCGCACGCGAGGACTTATCCCGTCGACGTCTCGTACTCCCCGCCCGCGCGCGGCGAGCGGATCGAGGCGACCGTGGCCCGCGTGATCCACAAAGCACTGTCCGAAGTGGACGGTGACGTCCTCGCCTTCCTGCCCGGCGCCGGTGAGATCGCCAGGGTGAGCGGACTTCTCAACGGTCTCGACGCCGACGTGCTGCCCTTGCACGGACGGCTTTCGGCGGCGAGCCAGGACGACGCGCTGCGCCCGCGCGATCGTCGCAGGGTGGTGCTCTCGACATCGGTCGCCGAATCCAGCCTGACCGTGCCGGGGGTACGCGCGGTGGTGGACTGCGGACTTTCCCGCGTTCCCCGCGTCGATCACCGGCGCGGCCTGCCCGGATTGGCGACGGTCCGCGTTTCGGCCGCGGTCGCGGAACAGCGCGCCGGTCGCGCCGGACGTGAGGCGCCGGGCCGCGCGTACCGCTGCTGGGCCGCGCACGAGCAGGGTTCGCTGCCCGCCTATCCCGAACCCGAGATCCGGACGGCGGAACTGGCGCGGTTCGCCCTCGAACTCGCCTGCTGGTCCACTCCGGACGGTTCCGGCCTCGCCTGGTGGGACCCGCCCGGCGAAGGCGCGCTGGCCGCCGGGCGAGCGTTGCTGACCACGCTCGGGGCGACCGCGGAGGACGGCACGGTCACCGAACGCGGCCGGAAGATGGCCGGGCTGGGCCTGCATCCACGGCTGGCGAGGGCGTTGCTGGACGGCGCGGCGCGGACCAACGCACGCTCGGCCGCCGAAGTCGTCGCGCTGCTGGACAGCGGCGGCACCCTGACCGACCTCGAAGCCGAGCTGCGCCGAGTGCGCGGCGACGAGCGCTGGAAGCGTGACGTACGACGGCTTTCCCGGCTGGTGCCCGACGGCGGCAACGCGTCCGATCCGGCACTGGTGGTGGCGCTCGCGCATCCCGAGCGGCTCGCGCGACGGCGTGCCGCGGGGACGCCGGTGTATCTGATGGCAGGCGGAACTGCGGCCGAACTCCCGCGCGGCAGCGGACTCGCCGACGTCGAATGGCTGGCCGTGGCCGAAGCGACCCGCGATCCCGGCCGCGCACAAGGCATCATCCGGCTGGCCGCCCCCGCCGACGAGGACCTCGCCGTGCGCGCGGCGCCGAATCTGGTGTCCTCAGAGGACGAAGTGCGCTGGTCTTCGGGTGACGTCGTCGCGCGATCGGTGCGACGGCTCGGGGCGATCGTGCTCGCGGAGAAACCGTTGCGCTCACCCGCGCCGGACGCGATCCGCGCCGCGCTGCTGGACGGTTTGCGCACCGAAGGACTCAGCCTGCTTCGCTGGTCGGAAGACGGGAAGCGACTGCGCGAGCGGCTGTCTTTCCTGCATCGAGTACTGGGCCCGCCTTGGCCCGCGTTCGGCGATGCGGACCTGCTGTCTACTGTGGACAGCTGGCTGGACCTCGGCTCGGCTCGCCGCCGATCGGACCTGGCATCGCTGGACGCGGGTGCCGCGCTGCGTGGATTGCTGCCCTGGCCCGAAGCGTCGCGTTTGGACGAACTGGCGCCGGATCGGCTGGAGGTGCCGTCGGGTTCGCGGATCAGGGTCGACTATTCGGGCGAGCAGCCGGTGCTGGCCGTGAAGCTGCAGGAGACCTTCGGCTGGCTCGCGACGCCGAAGCTGGCGGGTGTCCCGGTGGTGCTGCACCTGCTCTCCCCCGCCGGGCGGCCGGCCGCCGTCACCGCCGATCTGGAATCGTTCTGGCGCAACGGGTACGCGGCCGTGCGCGCCGATCTTCGCGGCCGCTACCCGAAACACCCGTGGCCGGAGGATCCGCTGACCGCCGCGCCCACCCGGCGTACCTCAAGAGGTCAGTCCATCAGCTGA
- a CDS encoding ion transporter, whose amino-acid sequence MTTREQRRVNPLDLVMLVLAVFSVGLLAYVTFFPHSAETAHRVFVIDTTVCGIFALEFLWRWRRNGWEKRFPLRNWYEILGMIPIAHPALRGFRLLRIIVVLVRLARTADRAFGERFTQRLVERLSRPIVLAIKKPITIAVLDEVVKVLETGNYPQNLARSLGENQTLLRGIIAEKLKNDPQAGRLSKLPFHDEVVRSVIDTAMRVILEVLTDPRIDEFFAHVVRENREQIRSAVQLGLNEREDDEELAAQLPTKPQHQLMD is encoded by the coding sequence ATGACCACCCGCGAACAACGGCGCGTGAATCCGCTCGACCTGGTGATGCTCGTCCTCGCCGTGTTCTCGGTCGGGCTGCTCGCCTACGTGACGTTCTTCCCGCATTCGGCGGAGACGGCGCACCGCGTCTTCGTCATCGACACGACGGTGTGCGGGATCTTCGCGCTGGAATTCCTCTGGCGGTGGCGGCGCAACGGCTGGGAGAAGCGGTTCCCGCTGCGCAACTGGTACGAAATCCTCGGCATGATCCCCATCGCGCATCCGGCGCTGCGCGGCTTCCGGCTGTTGCGGATCATCGTGGTGCTGGTCCGGCTCGCCCGTACGGCGGACAGGGCGTTCGGGGAGCGGTTCACGCAGCGGCTGGTCGAACGGCTTTCGCGGCCGATCGTGCTGGCGATCAAGAAGCCGATCACGATCGCGGTGCTCGACGAGGTCGTGAAGGTGCTGGAAACCGGGAACTATCCGCAGAACCTCGCGCGTTCGCTCGGTGAGAACCAGACGCTGCTGCGCGGGATCATCGCGGAGAAGCTCAAGAACGATCCGCAGGCCGGGCGGCTTTCGAAACTGCCGTTCCACGACGAAGTGGTGCGTTCGGTGATCGACACCGCGATGCGCGTGATCCTCGAAGTGCTGACCGATCCGCGGATCGACGAGTTCTTCGCGCATGTGGTGCGGGAGAACCGGGAGCAGATTCGCAGCGCCGTGCAGCTGGGATTGAACGAGCGTGAGGACGACGAGGAGCTGGCGGCGCAGTTGCCGACCAAGCCGCAACATCAGCTGATGGACTGA
- a CDS encoding ABC transporter ATP-binding protein: protein MITLRGLTKRYGEKTVVDGLTFAVEPGKVTGFLGPNGAGKSTTMRMTLGLDAPNDGEVRIDGKRYEDLRFPLREVGALLEAKALHPGRSAGKHLLAMARSNGIPASRVDEVLATVGLSDVAGKRAGTFSLGMGQRLGIAGALLGDPGVLMFDEPVNGLDPDGVRWVRHLMRSLAEEGRTVFVSSHLMSEMQLTADRLVVIGKGKLLADAPVDEFIAGNSRTSVAVRVPAPAELHALEQRLHALGATTEADQGELVVHDLPIHLVGDAVHELGIRVHGLTERTASLEQAYMELTASSVEYGTGVAA from the coding sequence ATGATCACGCTTCGAGGACTCACGAAGCGCTATGGCGAGAAGACGGTGGTCGATGGGCTGACCTTCGCCGTCGAGCCGGGCAAGGTGACCGGTTTCCTCGGTCCCAACGGCGCGGGCAAGTCGACGACCATGCGGATGACGCTCGGCCTCGACGCGCCGAACGACGGCGAAGTCCGCATCGACGGCAAGAGGTACGAGGACCTGCGCTTCCCGCTGCGCGAGGTCGGCGCGCTGCTGGAGGCGAAGGCGCTGCACCCCGGCCGGAGCGCGGGCAAACATCTTCTGGCGATGGCGCGCAGCAACGGGATCCCGGCGAGCCGGGTCGACGAGGTGCTCGCGACGGTCGGCCTCAGCGACGTCGCGGGCAAACGCGCCGGAACGTTCTCCCTCGGCATGGGGCAACGGCTCGGGATCGCCGGCGCCTTGCTGGGTGATCCCGGCGTGCTGATGTTCGATGAGCCGGTGAACGGGCTCGACCCCGACGGCGTCCGCTGGGTGCGGCACCTGATGCGGTCGCTCGCGGAGGAGGGCCGCACGGTGTTCGTGTCGAGCCACCTGATGAGCGAGATGCAGCTGACCGCGGACCGGCTCGTCGTCATCGGCAAGGGGAAGCTCCTCGCCGACGCGCCGGTCGACGAATTCATCGCGGGCAATTCGCGGACTTCGGTCGCGGTGCGGGTGCCCGCCCCCGCCGAACTCCATGCTCTCGAACAGCGCCTGCACGCGCTCGGCGCGACCACGGAAGCCGATCAGGGCGAACTGGTCGTGCACGACCTGCCCATTCATCTCGTCGGCGACGCGGTGCACGAACTCGGGATCCGCGTACACGGGCTGACCGAACGGACCGCCTCGCTCGAACAGGCGTACATGGAACTGACCGCGTCGTCGGTCGAATACGGAACGGGAGTCGCGGCATGA
- a CDS encoding alpha/beta hydrolase family protein, protein MKSLMVMVAVIAGLLGVPAAASAAPAPAPALSLPAPYGPFPIGLRTLHLTDQRRADPWVPEKRRELMVNVWYPAVPIGRAPLYMTKAESAAAVAGRKLDLPPDALSKVRVHSRENAPSLPGRRPLVVLSPGAGNNRITLTSVAEHLAAQGFVVAGVDHAYEAWATEFPDGLRQCVACGLSGEPWPSAIANRAVDTSFVVDTLLKDRRWSIDATKIGMAGHSAGGSATAAAMTADRRIKAGVNVDGPFYGDVSIDRPFLLLTSPTGEKYFRASWDETWPRLTGPKRQDLVENSGHSSVTDAAILIDQLGLRPQLPPTEIENQYGSIDSRKALEFFRTELTGFFKQWSAR, encoded by the coding sequence ATGAAATCACTCATGGTCATGGTGGCGGTGATCGCCGGCCTGCTGGGGGTGCCGGCGGCCGCGTCGGCGGCACCGGCACCGGCTCCGGCGCTGTCGCTGCCCGCGCCGTACGGCCCGTTCCCGATCGGGCTGCGCACGCTGCATCTCACCGATCAGCGGAGAGCCGACCCCTGGGTGCCCGAAAAGCGCCGCGAACTGATGGTCAACGTCTGGTACCCGGCCGTGCCGATCGGCCGCGCGCCGCTGTACATGACGAAGGCCGAGTCGGCGGCCGCGGTCGCCGGGCGGAAGCTCGACCTGCCGCCGGACGCGCTGAGCAAGGTGCGGGTCCACTCGCGGGAGAACGCGCCCTCCCTACCGGGACGGCGTCCGCTGGTGGTGCTTTCGCCGGGCGCGGGCAACAACCGGATCACGCTGACCTCGGTGGCCGAACACCTTGCCGCGCAAGGTTTCGTGGTCGCCGGAGTGGATCACGCCTACGAAGCCTGGGCGACGGAGTTCCCCGACGGGCTGCGCCAGTGTGTCGCTTGTGGACTCTCCGGCGAGCCGTGGCCCTCCGCGATCGCCAACCGCGCCGTGGACACGTCGTTCGTCGTCGACACGCTGCTGAAGGACCGGCGCTGGTCGATCGACGCGACGAAGATCGGGATGGCCGGTCACTCCGCCGGGGGTTCGGCGACCGCCGCCGCGATGACCGCGGACCGGCGGATCAAGGCGGGCGTGAACGTCGACGGCCCGTTCTACGGCGACGTCTCGATCGACCGGCCGTTCCTGCTGCTGACCAGCCCGACCGGCGAGAAGTACTTCCGCGCGTCCTGGGACGAGACGTGGCCGCGGCTCACCGGCCCGAAGAGGCAGGACCTGGTCGAGAACAGCGGTCACTCGTCGGTGACGGACGCGGCGATCCTGATCGACCAGCTGGGACTGCGACCGCAGCTCCCGCCGACCGAGATCGAAAACCAGTACGGCTCGATCGACTCGCGGAAGGCGCTGGAGTTCTTCCGTACCGAGCTGACCGGCTTCTTCAAGCAGTGGAGCGCACGATGA
- a CDS encoding ABC transporter permease — translation MNTISSEWTKFWSVRSTWWCLIGGVFLMLAYSAGMGFSLSDGSSRPMAAHSVVAGAAFYLTQFAVVALATLFITSEYASGSIRSTLQWVPVRNRVLMAKSAVLLPVLFGYGVLNTLAGVAVSAPQIPSPDSSVGEVLGTAAGMGAYFALLGLLCLGLGTALRSTAGTIVTVFVLLVMIPMFAGSLGAEDLVNYFPGFAGVNAMVTPGQRNPIFGGIAPYAPWVGVALCAAWAAAGLATGSTVLRRRDA, via the coding sequence ATGAACACGATCTCTTCGGAATGGACCAAGTTCTGGTCGGTCCGGTCGACCTGGTGGTGCCTGATCGGCGGGGTCTTCCTGATGCTCGCCTACTCCGCCGGGATGGGTTTCTCGCTGAGCGACGGCAGCAGCCGTCCGATGGCGGCGCATTCGGTGGTGGCCGGGGCGGCGTTCTACCTGACGCAGTTCGCCGTCGTCGCGCTGGCGACGCTGTTCATCACGAGCGAATACGCCAGCGGCAGCATCCGCTCGACGCTGCAGTGGGTCCCGGTGCGGAACCGGGTCCTGATGGCGAAGTCGGCCGTCCTGCTGCCGGTGCTGTTCGGCTACGGCGTGCTGAACACGCTCGCCGGTGTGGCGGTTTCGGCGCCGCAGATCCCCTCGCCCGACTCTTCGGTCGGCGAGGTGCTCGGGACCGCGGCCGGCATGGGTGCCTACTTCGCGCTGCTGGGCCTGCTCTGCCTCGGGCTGGGGACGGCGCTGCGCTCGACGGCGGGGACGATCGTGACGGTGTTCGTGCTGCTGGTGATGATCCCGATGTTCGCCGGTTCGCTGGGCGCGGAGGACCTCGTGAACTACTTCCCCGGCTTCGCGGGCGTCAACGCGATGGTCACGCCTGGGCAGCGTAATCCGATCTTCGGCGGCATCGCGCCCTACGCGCCTTGGGTCGGCGTCGCGCTCTGTGCGGCTTGGGCCGCGGCCGGGCTTGCGACCGGTTCCACCGTCCTGCGGCGGCGCGACGCCTGA
- a CDS encoding TetR/AcrR family transcriptional regulator produces MRKATIGDAAIEVIAAEGMRGLTHRAVDRLAGLPPGSTSYYARTRAALLELAISRMVELDEVTLDPPPGQLAEYVAGFAHAAITKGRTRMLARYEFALEATRRPELREAYDRGGLVIRRRCAEVLTACGSAEPERHSRVLVAWLEGTVFDALAGTGSLRPPGLEELTRGAREVLAGLGVTG; encoded by the coding sequence GTGCGAAAGGCGACGATCGGGGACGCGGCCATCGAGGTCATCGCGGCCGAGGGGATGCGGGGGCTGACGCATCGCGCGGTCGACCGGCTCGCCGGGCTGCCGCCGGGTTCGACCTCGTATTACGCGCGGACGCGGGCGGCGCTGCTGGAGCTGGCGATCTCGCGGATGGTCGAACTCGACGAGGTCACCCTCGACCCGCCGCCCGGGCAGCTGGCCGAGTATGTGGCGGGGTTCGCGCACGCGGCGATCACGAAGGGGCGGACGCGGATGCTCGCGCGGTACGAGTTCGCGCTGGAGGCGACGCGGCGGCCGGAGCTGCGGGAGGCCTACGACCGGGGTGGGCTGGTGATCCGGCGGCGGTGCGCGGAGGTGCTCACGGCGTGTGGATCGGCGGAGCCCGAACGGCACTCGCGGGTGCTCGTCGCGTGGCTGGAGGGGACGGTCTTCGACGCGCTGGCCGGGACGGGTTCGCTGCGGCCGCCGGGGCTGGAGGAGTTGACGCGGGGGGCGCGGGAGGTTTTGGCGGGGCTCGGGGTGACGGGGTAG
- a CDS encoding FAD-dependent monooxygenase, protein MREAIVIGGGIGGLSAAIGLHGIGWEVTVLEQAPALTAAGAGISLWPNALRSLETLGVRLGKLREQSSGGLHDRDGRRITRWDAEAFRRHHGRPLAAIHRADLIGALHDALPEGCVRTGVEVTRIDDLDADVIVAADGIHSMARKQLWPRHPEPVYSGSTAFRAVTTVDRKIELSTSWDDGAEIGAIPLHDDSVYWWASYVAEAGVRHEDPKAYLRDRFGGWHDPIPELIEATAPETLLHHDLDLLGTPLPSYVKGRVALLGDAAHAMPPFLGQGGCQAIEDAVVLAAALSTIEDVDAALKSYDEQRRPRSQGVVKASVQAGKVGPQLRNPLAVAVRNGVFRLLPGALTARIGAGVSGWTPPVPRRPAPPRTR, encoded by the coding sequence ATGCGCGAAGCGATCGTGATCGGCGGGGGAATCGGCGGACTGAGCGCCGCCATCGGGCTGCACGGCATCGGCTGGGAGGTCACCGTCCTCGAACAGGCACCGGCGCTCACCGCCGCCGGCGCGGGCATCTCCCTGTGGCCGAACGCGCTGCGTTCACTCGAGACGCTGGGCGTCCGGCTCGGCAAGCTGCGGGAGCAATCGTCCGGAGGTCTCCACGACCGCGACGGCCGCCGCATCACCCGATGGGATGCCGAGGCCTTCCGCCGTCATCACGGCCGCCCGCTCGCCGCCATCCACCGCGCGGATCTCATCGGCGCGCTCCACGACGCCCTTCCCGAGGGTTGCGTCCGCACCGGCGTCGAGGTCACCCGAATCGACGACCTCGACGCCGACGTCATCGTCGCCGCGGACGGGATCCACAGCATGGCCCGCAAGCAGCTGTGGCCACGACACCCCGAACCGGTCTACAGCGGAAGCACGGCGTTCCGCGCGGTGACCACCGTCGACCGGAAGATCGAGCTCAGCACCAGCTGGGACGACGGCGCCGAGATCGGCGCCATCCCGTTGCACGACGACAGCGTCTACTGGTGGGCGAGTTACGTCGCCGAAGCGGGCGTCCGCCACGAGGATCCGAAGGCATATCTGCGAGACCGCTTCGGCGGCTGGCACGACCCCATCCCCGAACTCATCGAAGCGACCGCGCCCGAGACGCTGCTCCACCACGATCTCGACCTACTCGGCACTCCCCTGCCCTCGTACGTGAAAGGCCGCGTCGCACTGCTCGGCGACGCGGCCCACGCGATGCCGCCGTTCCTCGGCCAAGGCGGCTGCCAGGCGATCGAAGACGCCGTCGTCCTCGCCGCCGCGCTCAGCACCATCGAAGACGTCGACGCGGCATTGAAAAGTTACGACGAGCAGCGCCGTCCGCGCAGCCAAGGCGTCGTGAAAGCCTCGGTCCAGGCGGGAAAAGTCGGGCCGCAACTGCGCAATCCGCTCGCCGTGGCCGTCCGCAACGGCGTGTTCCGGCTGCTCCCCGGCGCGCTCACCGCACGCATCGGCGCCGGCGTCAGCGGCTGGACTCCTCCCGTCCCCCGCCGACCAGCCCCGCCTCGTACGCGGTGA
- a CDS encoding response regulator transcription factor, with product MIRVVLADDEAMIRAGVSAILAADAGIKVVAEAEDGRAAVEQTRATRPDVVLLDIRMPVMDGLKAAEEIRRLLPEVGVIMLTTFGEDAYIERALGLGASGFLLKSGDPRELLGGIHAVAGGAAFLSPKVAQRVIARFSGNQVSRAEEAKALIEKLTPREQEVLALLGSGLSNADIAAKLFVVEGTVKAYVSTILNRLGARNRVQAAITAYEAGLVGGGREESSR from the coding sequence ATGATCCGGGTGGTGCTGGCCGATGACGAGGCGATGATCCGCGCCGGGGTGTCGGCGATCCTGGCCGCGGACGCCGGGATCAAGGTGGTCGCGGAGGCCGAGGACGGGCGCGCCGCCGTCGAGCAGACCCGCGCGACCAGGCCGGACGTGGTGCTCCTCGACATCCGGATGCCGGTCATGGACGGGCTCAAGGCGGCCGAGGAGATCCGGCGGCTGCTGCCCGAGGTCGGTGTGATCATGCTGACGACGTTCGGCGAGGACGCCTACATCGAACGCGCGCTCGGCCTGGGCGCGAGCGGTTTCCTGCTGAAGTCCGGCGATCCCCGCGAACTGCTCGGCGGTATCCACGCGGTCGCGGGTGGGGCGGCGTTCCTTTCGCCGAAGGTCGCACAGCGGGTCATCGCCCGCTTTTCCGGCAATCAGGTTTCCCGCGCCGAAGAGGCGAAGGCGCTGATCGAGAAGCTGACCCCGCGTGAGCAGGAAGTGCTGGCGCTGCTGGGTTCTGGACTGTCCAATGCGGACATCGCCGCGAAACTGTTCGTCGTCGAGGGCACGGTGAAGGCCTACGTGAGCACCATCCTCAACCGGCTCGGCGCGCGGAACCGGGTGCAGGCCGCGATCACCGCGTACGAGGCGGGGCTGGTCGGCGGGGGACGGGAGGAGTCCAGCCGCTGA